The Apostichopus japonicus isolate 1M-3 chromosome 12, ASM3797524v1, whole genome shotgun sequence sequence TGGTGTTTCCTGTCAAGATTCCCTATGTTAATTTTCATATTGCCACCCAGTTTATCCGCTTCACCGTTCATGCTGTTGATAATTGCCTGCTTCTTCTCGAGATTACTCATTTCATAAATACAGTCGATCAAATTGTTCCACATGTTATGTTCCTTCAGGAGAGATTTTACTGCTTTATCTAATCTAGCATGATTCATGCCGAACATAAATTGTAATAACCTGACCGTTGCATCGTCAGTACTCTTTTTTATAAATTCATCTATCCACGCCCATTCTTTATCCCTCTTTGGCACATACTGAGCAGCTAAAAATTCCTGAAAGAATTGATGATAAAACATGATTCCAGCATAGGAAGAAAAAGCCAGTTCTTCTATTTGACTTCCTCCGCTTCCTACCTTCTTTGAATACTTGAGTAATCCTACGGCTAAGGCAAGTTGGGTATCTTTATCACCAAGTTTATCGTTCCAATACTCGCGTTTACCCCATGAAAGgctcattttgttttcaaatgctATTGTACCAAGTCTAGCTTCCAGACTCTTAATATCTTCTTGAATGGACTTTTTATTAACTTTCTGCACGTATCGGGATTCCAAACAGGTAATCACTAATCTTATTATTGTTGTCAGTTTGTTAACATTCACTTCTTTATATTTCCCTGTTGGATCTAACATTCTGCATGTAATTATATGAACAATCATAATCAGCAGAAGGGGTGTTTCAGAaaaattctgagaaatttcGTTTAATTCCATACATTCAGTAACCttatttaaaagtatttctaaCGTATCACAAACTTCCGGGTTCTGCCCATCGTTTCGTGGAACAATGTTCTCTTTCTGCTTTGATTCTCCTTGCTTTATCTTGTGATGAGCAGCAGGAATTAACTCTTTTGTTACATCAGCCGACACCTCGTCAGCTTTAATgttactttcatttgcttcatTTTTGCCATCTTTTGTAAACATGTCctcgtcttttttttcttcgttttcaattttttccaCATCAACAGTTTGGATTTGCTCCGTTTTGTCTTGTTCTTTCTCTTCCGaggtttgtttttttccttcgtTAACCTCATTTATGTTTTTATCATTCTCCTCCCTTTTCATCGCCTTTCCATACTTAATATTTTCGGCATTGTTACATCCTCCCTCTGTCACCTGCCGACTGTCGTTATTTGTCGTTTTCATTTCAATCGTTTCTTGGTTTTTAGCGTTCGATTTGGCTTGTTGTGAGGCGTCTAACTTAGAGGCTCTCATATTTGATTCGGGAATCAAGGTTAAGGTTGCTTGTAATGTCAAATAATATTTGCATGTTTTATGAATATACTTATTGACTTGAGGAGTATTGAATCCATTCAATTTTACCTTTGAATATGGTAGGGCAAATGAAGCTTTCATGTCATCAACTTCACGAGACGTTACCCAAACcttaatttttttaaacttaaaagtgTTTATGTTATTATCGAGTAATTTTCCGACCGTCAGATTAGCATAATTTTCACCCTCCCCTTCGAGGAGATGAACACGCTCTTCTTTATCATTGGTAGGATCCTCGGGAGATGCATTGGCACCAATCGTAGACATTGATAGCTCGTCAAGCCCATCCAGGAGTACTTGAAACTCAAAATTCAGAAATATTTCAACGATATCGTCCACCGTCAAATCGATTCCAACATGAATCATTTTCTTGACAAGATCAGGAAGTATCATCGAAGGATTAACCTCTTTAAGGTGAACATATATAAGTATAGGTTCACTGATTTTATCCTTTCTGCCCTTTTTCAGAGGTTTCATCTTTGATACCCAATCGCTAACCAAGTGTTGAGTGTAGGTTGTCTTCCCGTAACCTAAATCGGCTATAATTAAGACTCGATTTTTACAATCGAAAATAAACTCCGGTGTAGACAGAAAGTCGCTATCGTGATGACTGACGACACCGTTCGCGTTAGTGACGGTGCACTGACACGTGGTGTAAAGGGCATCTATCGGTATTGGTTCACCCCACGGTAGCGGCTTGATGAAACAAAATTTCTCGTAGTGCTGAACTAGCCCTTCcactaaaatatttttcttttctgaagaaaaaatatgtaaaatatcaaCAACTCAGTATAGATTGTAAAACTTTATGGTCATATTAAAAGGAAATGTTTTCAACGAGCAAGTAATTTATTTTCTGCATTTAAAGGATGACAGGCAGGGATGTAATCAGCAATGAAAAGAAGACTGAAAGCTATTAGTATGATAAATGTATTATACACGTATTGACGATGCGCTATCCTACGTTAAATGAATGTCATCAATttcttaaaagtaaaaaaaacctCTATTATTAATAAGTTTCGTGTTACTATGAAACCCTATTGATGAAATGATACATCAGCAAACTTGttattctccttttttttacagtttgaaACATCAGCTAGGATGTGCTTGTGTTTAGCTTAGTCGCACATGTTTACTGAATGTGTCCACTTTTCTAAAGTTGTTCTAAATTGCGCCATAGACCATAGTAAGCATATTATACGGAGATTTACCCCATACTAGAGACTTGTCTTTGGTGTTAACCGTGAAGTATTCTTGCTTTGGAATAATAATTTTAAAGATGAAAAATGATATCGTACCTTCAAGGCATTTTTTCGTCGGCCTCGGCTCCTGCATTTCCTGCTATAAGAACAGAAATTGAATTTACTCAAATAAATGGATAACCGGATCACATTGTGGACAAAGACTGTGAATTAATAAAGACATACTCTCATTCTTACCGTGGCTGGATCCGGAGTTTCGATCTGTATACCCGTACCTAAATAAACAAGAACACAAATCTAGTCGATTCATGTTTCGTATCtttgatatttcaattttcGTTGTTAATATTCAGAATTATTTAATAGAGCTTTGTAAATACATCGTTCcttatatgtttatataggGGGTGAAATCAATGGTCTTCCATGCGGTTATTGCAGGACACTACATGAACGACGTTATAAGGCAAACGGTGCACACATACAGCAATAGCGTTATAACTCGGTTCATTCATTCAACACACtcaataaacataaattttgatctgaaatgttacatttttttgtaaactttaaGTTAAAAAAGAACCAACAGTGTGTCCAAACGGTGCAAATAAGTTAACAACTTTTATTATAGTTTACAGTTTCAAAAAAAACTTAAATGCCGAAGTAAAATGACAAGTATAACATAAAAAGGCTATAGCCTAGTGTATTTAGTACGCTCAACAACACCACGTGATACAAGGAAGTCAGCCAGGATCTGACCCAAGGTATACTATACCTgcagttgccatagcaacatgATATAATGTTGTTTCAGGACAGGAGTACAGTTTCCTGGCGAGGTCACTGTATACTTTTACTACTACACCCAACTGTTTGAAAAAATTAAAGGGACTATTGCACACGTCCTATACCCACACAATGCCCCATCCCACGGTTCATATATACGTAACTATAATCTAAATTGATAAACAAATatgaatttataaatatataaatttaaaattggTGGCATGAAAACGTTAATGTCATAGGGGGACGGGGAATGACGTTGGTCGATTTCGCGAACGATTTACAAAGAAACTGTAACTTGCTTTATGATTACAACTAAACAATTGTATTCCCTGCGAGTGCATAACCCTCAGAATCTGCACCACCATTATATAGTTCTTATTTGCCCTTGTGGCGACTTTGGAGCTGcaaaaaatgtatgaaaatatcCTTGAAATATTCTCAAATTCTTGGGGTAATTATCATATGTTGTGACACCAACTCACAtcgtttttttcttgtatgcaGATATTGTGTTCCATAAAAAATTGCAGTTGCCAGAATACTACATGTTACATAGTTAGGAGTTGCAACGATCATGATTCTCTCTGTCGTTGGTATGGTTCGATTATTGAACGTTATTAGATCATTTCAAAAAAACGTACTGATTCTTACCTCTTCTTCGATACACAAAGCAAGCAACGAGAATGGTGCAAAATACAACAAAGACGAGTAAAATTCCAATAACGACAAAGGGCAATGCGACTTGACCTTTTGGGCTACTCGTGGCTTCACTCGGAAGAGGTTCTGTGCAGGCTTCTGAAAGACATAAGCAAGACAACGAAGATTGTAGATGTAAGGTTACACGGTTTTGCAAGTATAGGGTGGCCTGGGGTAATATCATTGAATATATATCTGAAGGCTACGCCTTTCCTATGTTATCGGCCACAATTGCGATGTTATCATAAACACACTTTAATTGTGAAGTATGACCTCCTCCCCACACTGGTTTGTACGATGTCGCAATAACGCTTATATTTTGCCTTTTTTCTTTATACCTTACAGAAGAAAGGTCACAATCCCTGGTTCTGACACATATTGTTATATTGCTATTAGCCAagtattttgtgtacagggttGGTCAAACGTTCAAGTGTGGTAGGGTATACGCTTAGCCCTAATTGTTCACATAGTGAAGCAAAACGTGTGTTGCATTTCTTACTAGACAGAGGTCTACCAGATATGTTCAACTTTAGGCCACCAAATACAAttaagatataaatatacctatCCCGTCGTTATGATTGTTATACACTGTCCTTCAGGTTTGTTCAAATGTGTACGTAATTTAATTAAACTCTTAAAACTAACTATTTATAAAgctttgtaatatttatattacttCTGTAAAATGAACGGACTATTTATAAACTGTAAAAGGTGAGCATGGAAAATGGTTCAATAAATCAGCAATGCAAAACTAATACCATCATGAAATTGCCAGTCAGTATCTGTTACGCTACCTGTATTTATATTAACAGTGCTGTAGTAACTATCAAGAAGAGGAGCAAGCGGAAAGTTTGACAAGGAAGCAATGCATCTGAAAGTAGCATCTGCTCCACAATCAGGTGTTGTGTATTGGATGGTTTTCTCAGTGTACCATCTGTCACCCATTTCCTTATGAGTTTGTTCTTCTTTAGAGAAGCTCACTCCAGACTGGTTAGATACAATCCAGTCTACGTCCATCATTGGTCTAGAGCCATTCACATAGCAAGTCAGTGATCCAGAAGTGGTAACGTTCAGTTGACATCCAGTACAAGTCGAACCACATGCATCAATCAGTGGGCACGGAGGATCGGGTCGAACTGTCAAGATAAAATGGTCACGTTATTACTCAGTGTTGTTAACAGCATTGaacatttgtttcaaaatgggaataataatatattaatatgattgTATTCAAAAAGTTAATACTGCACCGCTAACTAAATATTAATGTACGAGAAGAATGTGTTTATTACTGTAAATCAAAAGCGTCGTGTTTGAGGCATCTTGCTCATAGTTGTCAAAGTAAGCTGTCAGCGTATATCTGCCTCCGTGTTTTAACTGGCTATTAATGATTCTAAGAGATCCATTGATGGATAACTCAAATTCCCCTTTCTTGTATTCGCTGCCACCTGGTATGCCATCTTCGAGTGATAACAAAGGAACGGTTCTCGTTGTTAATTCTTTGTACCAATACAAGTCGTAGTTGGAACTTAAAACATGGCATGGAAGCTCCACCGACTTTCCCATTTCTGCAAAACACTTAGACTGACACTGAACACTGCTTGCGTCTGTCAAGAAAACATAATATTCCATATTcctttatttacatattaacgGAATGAGCCTCGAAGTTTTTAAAACAATTAGTTAATATATGGTAATTCAATAGTATCATATACAATGCAAGAGACAGTGAAGATTGACTAAACAAATAGTAATCTGCAACTTTAAAAACATGGACTTGTTGCGTTAAGCAGAAAACTgctttatttatgtttttgcaTACTCCAATATGGACATATCATATACCATTCTGAATATTTTCCGATAgggtctaaaataattttgaatgTTTAGAAACAAGCATCAGCTATGTAGAAGTCATTTTAAGAGACACGTTTTAGTAATATTGGTGAGCACAAAAACGGGGGTTATTCAGACTGGGGATTAATTTTACATTCAGAAGCCTCTACCCGTCTTTTAATTCTCCTCCTtggattatttaaaaaaaaaatccctacTTTGAAATATTGTGCACGCTACTGATTACTGATTTATGATaacaattgaagaaaaaaaataattgtctTACCCACAACATTTATACATGACATGATTACAACTAAGGCTGCAACGCACAGAATTATATATCTCCGAATCAAATCCATCATGTTCTTGAAGTATCATGCGATCACTGTGCATCTAGAAGGTAACAATTTAAATGGTATTTAGACAATTAAAATAGTTTACCTACATATTCAAATAAGTATAGAAGATATATTTGATATACAAGTAGTCGTCGGTAAATGATTACCAAAACTACTTTCCTGTCcgtattttttttctgtgtttcaAAGTGACAGTTTCTAATAAACAAATGTTATAGGCCACATGTTGGGAATAACTGcaaaattaaaagtaatttcCCTATGATAATATTTAGTACTAAACAACCTGACAGGTTATATGGTAAATTGAGAATATTGACTAGTAAAAATCATATAAAGAAACTATTTAACTTTGCTTCTCCTTAACAGGACAACGAACGAATACTTTATTATGAGGTAAGTGAATAATTCAGTAAGGCAAACCCTTGCGTTTTCTGTAAAATGTGTGACTAGGAATAATTCCTTAGTTTATCTATTCATCACATCGATATCATTCTCTCATGCAAAACCAGGACAGCAAGCATACCTTACCATTACATTTCCCtgtaaaaaatgttattttaatattgtcGTCGAATTTAATATGCAGTCATTGAATTGTCTCATTCGTTCATACTTTGTAGTAATATGTAGGTATTGTTACTATTGTAAAGCTTATGTTATACTAACATATCAACACATAAAGTGACGTGATGTTACGTACATTTTCCCTTGCTTTGGTATCAGTTTTACATTACGTATATTGTAGCATGAATGTGTCTGCgttttttaaagtttaactTTTTCCTATCTATATATGACGTATGTACTTATTGTCACTCAAACATAATTAGGTCTTCTTATGGTACTTAAGTTGAAGATCATTCCTTTGCTAATCACTTGTCTTATTAATTAGATATGTTTATCGCTTCATCCTGCCTAAGTTCTGTCAAGCACTGTTGTGCCTAAAGGAGGTTCTTCTCTCTAGTATTGGAAAGTGTAAGCTATATGATATCTGTCCTTTGACCGCATTTattctttttaagaaaaagtcgcacAGGAAAGAacatgggcacgaaaaccaaactaccgaacgactgatccgcttctaaccGCAGTCCCCTTTCATCGGGACCGCATTTATTGGCAAAGATTGAAGAACTCATGGAAAAAAGACCTAATCCGTAACATCTATGGGGGACATATAACGAAATATTGGAAGCTTAGTAGTTGGACCGTGCTGAATGAAATATAGTAACTTTAATGGTGTACTAAAGATAGATCTGATGGAACGTTTGCGAAGTCAGAGAAATGGCGAATTTAAGTGCAAATGGTTCAGTTGTTATATATAATTCAAGAAATTATGTCGTCATCTTAAATAACTCATTTTGGTATTTCAATCAAATTCATGATCCTGTGACTACCATTTTATTCAATATACTTTGCAGTCTCTACTTAAACAGGAAAGTCCATCCACTGCATGGATGGCTCTCGAGACAATTACCATGCAGGAATATTATCAAGGTAACGTTGCATGCGCATATGCTGTGCTATTATAgagttattttcttttaataataaCGATACGCTACGTATAACTGTTCCTTGTATATTAATGAATGCGACGGTGCGGTTATTTTGCTATGTAATCGATTCCGAATAattgatatgaaagaaaaacattttttttttaatttactttcCAAGTTTTTTATCTGAAatcattgtttgtataatattaaCTTGTGTTGGGGGACTTACAAGATATGATCACTGTATAAATTATGTTGGGCTCTACAGTATTTACAATACTTCTAATATCAGTTAAGGTGACAATTAGTATCTGCTTGACATTTACACACACTCGTTTATGGACAAAGGTCAATGGCAACTGATAATATGAAAGCTATATATGCTCATGTAGTAGATCACATGTGATAAAgcataaaggttttttttttaaattatcataGGAAAGAGAAGTGCTAataaattaacaagaaaaacaTCTAACTTGCTTGCTTTATCTTAACTGATATCCCATTAGCAAGAGTAAGCGCCTCTGAGGTCGACAGACAAATCAGAGTGGGATTTATCTCAAcataatctctttgttgtcctGGAGCTGTATAGGATATATTCAATCTTTACTTTGAACAATTTGAAGCGTTGATAACGATTTAAGAAACATTTGTTTGCCTTCTTTTACACAACCCTTGCCTGCCTTTAGTGAACAAAAAGAAACTCATGGTAGTCGTGTTCAATCTTCTGACAAGATGTTCattttatatatgtaatgtaaattaatatttgaaacagaagAACGGAAAGAGGCATATCATAGCGGCATGATCTAAAACCGATATTAATGAGGTGTAGTAAAGTGCCGCCCCTCCCCTCTCTTTCACCTTCCCACCACAACCCCATATCATGATATCATAAATGATTTTGCTACAGAGTCAGTTACCCCGAAAATTGTAAGGAGCAAACTTAAAAGGAAACTTCACGTTTTTATATGTTGACGATTATTTATGAGACATTGTGTTATAGATAGTTACAGCCTATTAGCCTACTGGTcatttgtatttcattttttttttcacatgtatGGTGTTATGTTATCTTCTTGGAGTACCAGAAAAGGGAGCGACCTAAGTTTAGTACGATAGCAACTAATGTACACATATGATGTCAAATGAAGAACAGTTAAGAATTGTAAGTGATACTGCTACAGCCACTTAATATAGGTCTAATTAGTTAACAGGATTAGATATGAACTACTCTGAAGGCTTTAAGCAAGTGTAGTAAGATAATTAATATACCAAGAACAATAGGTATGATACCATCAAAGAAATGTAGAGATGCATCTAGCTTACTTCGACTCACCAATGACTTTTAATAAGGATAAGGATTGCAATTACCAACATGTAATGCAACTGTGCTATGAAATCAAGTTACTTGCAGTGCACACTAGCATTAAAGACAGTCAACGGGAGCTTTGTTGTTCATTTTGAAATGTATATTGGGGTCAGGTTATTCTTTCGCGGTCCCATTGTTAAGTTAGCTCTGGCTCCAGAAGCCTCTGTAGACGATATGTTGTTAAACATAAACGGAAATTGGGTCTTGTTTCGAAGTAAGAACGTTAACGCGTATGCTCTATAACATTACAACTACATGCAAGTTAAATTATTTCCATATATAGACAGAACAGCCACCGGTAACCGCCGATATAAACCAAGACACAACCGAATCTAAGCCAGTAACCGATGTAGAGGAATCTGCCCATTCGACGTCATATTTCGTCTTCAAGTCAAAGTTTCAAGCAAATAATTATGTCTATTTAACTAAATAAGACGTGATCATCGCATTAAATACAGTGTGACAGTTTACTACTTCAGAACGCCTCAGCAATTACTTGTTCCATTAACTTGACACACTAAAGTCGTCACTTTCAGAGCCCGCCAAAGTGTAGATGTTCTCAACTGACATATCCTACCACCTCGTGGTAGCTGAGGCCTTTTCTTGCCATGTCTCTTGCAAAATTGGCATATCATgaagttttatattttgaaCTAGAAGAGGATCaggtttagcatactgaaccccaaCATTTCGGTCTGCTCGTACGGAGTAATATCAACTAAAGAATTTCGAAAATGGTTTAACCTATAGGCTAGCATCTCCAGACCTAATTTTCACGCCAGCTGTACTTTGATTTATGCTCTTTCACATTAATACAGAAAAGCAATAATGGGTGCTGATAATATGCCAAAACCAGCATTACATTAGGTATTTATAGCTCCTTTTCATCGAGCGGATGGACATTAATCTTATCATGTTATGGTACCTATATAAAAGTAGGTCCATGCAGTGACGCAATAGGCCTAATCGTCTTAACACTTACGGTA is a genomic window containing:
- the LOC139976885 gene encoding uncharacterized protein yields the protein MMDLIRRYIILCVAALVVIMSCINVVDASSVQCQSKCFAEMGKSVELPCHVLSSNYDLYWYKELTTRTVPLLSLEDGIPGGSEYKKGEFELSINGSLRIINSQLKHGGRYTLTAYFDNYEQDASNTTLLIYIRPDPPCPLIDACGSTCTGCQLNVTTSGSLTCYVNGSRPMMDVDWIVSNQSGVSFSKEEQTHKEMGDRWYTEKTIQYTTPDCGADATFRCIASLSNFPLAPLLDSYYSTVNINTEACTEPLPSEATSSPKGQVALPFVVIGILLVFVVFCTILVACFVYRRRGTGIQIETPDPATQEMQEPRPTKKCLEEKKNILVEGLVQHYEKFCFIKPLPWGEPIPIDALYTTCQCTVTNANGVVSHHDSDFLSTPEFIFDCKNRVLIIADLGYGKTTYTQHLVSDWVSKMKPLKKGRKDKISEPILIYVHLKEVNPSMILPDLVKKMIHVGIDLTVDDIVEIFLNFEFQVLLDGLDELSMSTIGANASPEDPTNDKEERVHLLEGEGENYANLTVGKLLDNNINTFKFKKIKVWVTSREVDDMKASFALPYSKVKLNGFNTPQVNKYIHKTCKYYLTLQATLTLIPESNMRASKLDASQQAKSNAKNQETIEMKTTNNDSRQVTEGGCNNAENIKYGKAMKREENDKNINEVNEGKKQTSEEKEQDKTEQIQTVDVEKIENEEKKDEDMFTKDGKNEANESNIKADEVSADVTKELIPAAHHKIKQGESKQKENIVPRNDGQNPEVCDTLEILLNKVTECMELNEISQNFSETPLLLIMIVHIITCRMLDPTGKYKEVNVNKLTTIIRLVITCLESRYVQKVNKKSIQEDIKSLEARLGTIAFENKMSLSWGKREYWNDKLGDKDTQLALAVGLLKYSKKVGSGGSQIEELAFSSYAGIMFYHQFFQEFLAAQYVPKRDKEWAWIDEFIKKSTDDATVRLLQFMFGMNHARLDKAVKSLLKEHNMWNNLIDCIYEMSNLEKKQAIINSMNGEADKLGGNMKINIGNLDRKHHRVALTDFCDACNASDVTLRSMVFREERAVDFIKDVTLPSLKFLIFLEMNINEDQFKLIITSFTDRKCPEILQFVKCSVPDELKLEAKQTVESALKGLDMKIYNCKKISPSTMSVPKFKPETGKWGIALFPRDL